The following DNA comes from Candidatus Binatia bacterium.
GAAGAGGGAGCGCCCGCCGAGAGCGCCGCGACGACAGTCACGCAGAGCATCCCGGCCCCACCCAGGAGCAGTTGGGTCGACCCGAAAGCGGCAATCGTTCGGCCCGCCGACCACCACGCGCGCCCGGTTGCGGCGTAGACACCGATGGAACACGCCGTCGCCACGATTCCCGCGAGGAGTGCTGCCCAGCGGGCGACAACTGCTCCGTTCCCGAGTGCTTCCGCCAAGACGGCCGCACAAAGGGCCGCGAGGTACGCACCAAACGCGAGGATCTCGCGGCTCATCCACGACGTTCGCCATCCGAGGACGGCCCGGAACGCCTGCGTGGGCCGCCCCAGATGCGCGATGGATCCCGCGAGTCCGATCACGGCCGCACCGAGGGCGAATGCGAGGAGCCCGAGTCGGCCGGAGGCCGCGGGACCGACGGTTCCCCGCGCCACGGCATCGAGGACCAGGATGCCGGTCGAGAGCTGTACGAACACGAGCATGAACGCGAGGGGCGCGTGGGCGTGATTCGGCTTCACGAGCGCGGCGTCCGCCGGAACGATCGGCCGGGCGGGACGCGCGCTCACGTATCTCGTGGTGGGTCGTGTGAGGCTCGAGTCGGGTAGGTACGGGTCGAGTCCGGAGAGGAGCGCGCCGGGCTCGGCCGTCGTGGAGACGATGTCTATCGAGATGGCGGAGGTCGGGCAGCCCTGCGCGCAGGCGGGCGCCTCTCCGCTTGAGAGTCGATCCGCGCAGAGGTCGCATTTCCGTACGATGCCGAGAGAAGCGTCGAAGCTTGGCACGTCGTACGGGCAAGTGAGTACGCAGTACTGGCAGCCGATGCACTGGTCGTCGAGGTGTCGAACGATTCCGGTGATCGAGTCCTTCTCGTAGGCTTGTGCAGGGCAGCCGCGGAGACATCCCGGGTCGATGCAGTGATGACAGGCGGTCGTTACCGTCTGTTGGTCGCCGGCGGAGGTGCCGACATCCACGACGAGGCCGACCTCGCGCCAGGCCTCGTCGGGCCGAAGGCCGTTCAGGCTGTGGCACGCGGTCACGCAGGCCTTACAGCCGGTGCACGCATCCAGGTCGACGCGAAACGCGAACTGCTCGCCAGCACCGGGGCTCCGCTCGGTCGGCAGCAGTTCCCGATAGTGCGCAGCCAGGAGTGGCTCTTCCGCGTCTCGGTGATGTTGCGCGAAGCGTTCGACAGCGGTGAGCTCGCGTTGTTCCGCGAGGACTCGCTCGAGCAGCGAAGAACCGCTCGGCGGGTAGGCCGAGGCGGTCATGCCGCACGTCCCGGGCAGCCGAGTTCGGCGCCCAGCGATTCCGCGGGAGGGAGCTGAACCCAGACGGCCTCGCCCCGAATCTCGACGGGAAACGTCCGCACCTGGTAGCTCGGATCGCTCAGGCCATCTCCGGTGTGCAGGGAGAAGGTCTTCTTGTGCAGCGGGCACGCGACCTTGGGTTCCCCTTTGTGATCTCCGAGGAGCCCGCGGGCGAGGACCGTGTCCTTGCGGTGCGGGCACGTCGCCTGCGTGGCGTACCACTCCGCGCGCCGCGAAAAGTTGTAGATCGCGATCTGTTCGTTTCCGTAGCGGACGGCGGCACCACCGTTCTCCGGGAACTGGTCGACCTGGCCGAGCCTCTGCCAAGTCCAGGCCTTCTTCGGCGGGACGTGGCCATTGCGGTGGATCGGTGTGGGAGCGGGCCAAGCGGCCGGCCGGCGTTGCCCGCGCTCGCGGACGAAGGGCAGGGCCTCGCCGGGCGCACGGTCGTCGGCGAAGTGCTGGAATCGCTCGCGGAGTTCCGGCGATTCGACGACGGCTTTCCACTCACACTCGTACGAGTCGATGAGTTTCTGCATGTCGGCTTCCAGCTGGTCGGCGATCCCGAGGGAATCCTCGAGGACGACCGTCCTCAGGTACTCGATGCCCCCGTCAAGGTCCTCGAGCCACCGCGCCGTTCGTTGGAGGGGCTTTGCGGTCTGGATGTAGAACATCAGGAAGCGATCGAGGATTCTGAACACCTCTGCGCTGGTAACGTCGGTCGCGAACAGGTCGCCGTGTCTGGGGTTCGAGCCGCCGTTGCCACAGAGGTAGACGTTCCAGCCGTTCTCCGTGGCGATGATGCCGAAGTCCTTGTTCTGGGCTTCCGCGCATTCGCGCACGCAGCCGGAGACCGCCGACTTGAGTTTGTGCGGGGCCCGAAGGCCGCGGTATCGCTCCTCGATCTCGATCGCGAAGGCAGTCGAGTCCTGGACGCCGTAGCGACACCACGTGGAGCCGATGCAGCTCTTCACGGTACGCATCGCTTTGCCATAGGCGTGGCCGCTCTCGAACCCGGCTTCGACGAGCTGCGCCCAGATGTCGGGCAGCTGGTCGACGCGCGCCCCGAGCAGGTCGATGCGCTGGCCCCCGGTGATCTTGCAGTAGAGGTCGTACTTCTTCGCCACTTCGCCGAGTACGATGAGCTTGTCGGGCGTGATCTCGCCGCCCGGGACGCGGGGGATGACGGAGTAGGTGCCGCCGCGCTGGATGTTTGCGAGGAACCGATCGTTGGTGTCCTGGATCGTCGAATGGCGGACGATCAGATCGTTCCAGGTCGCTGCGAGGATGGAAGCAACGACGGGACGGCACACCTCACAACCATCCCCGGTCCCGTGGCTGTCGAGGAGCGCGTAGAACGTTTCGATTCGACCGAGCTTCACGACCCAGAACAGCTCCTCGCGGCTATAGGCGAAGTGCTCGCAGACGTTCCGACTCACTTCGCGGCCGGATTGTGAGAGCGCGTTCTCGAGGACTTGGGTGACGCTTGGGATGCAGCCTCCACAGCCGGTCCCGGCGCGGGTGCACGTCTTCACCTCGGCGACGGTAGAGAGGTCGTCGGCCGCGATCGCCTGAAGGAGGTCTCCCTTGGTGACGTCGTTGCAGGAGCATATCTGCGCGTCATCGGGCAGCGCGCTCGCCGTGTCGGTGGCCGTGCCGTTCGCTCCGAAGAGAAGTTCGTGCGGCCGCTCGGGGATCGGGCCGGCTTCCTTCGCGATACGCGCCAAGGTGGCGAAGGGCTCCGCATCGCCGACGAGGATGCCGCCGACGAGCCTTTCGCCCTCGACGACCAGCTTTTGATAGACGCCCCGGACCTTGTCCTCGAAGGAGACGCTTCGCACCTCTAGCGGACGTGCCTGATCGGCGAATGCGTCGCCAAAGCTCGCGACCTCGACGCCAAGGAGCTTGAGCTTGGTCGAGAGGTCGGCGCCGGTGAAGGAGGCGTCCTCGCCGGTGATACGCCGGGCGAGTACGTCCGCCATGGTGTAGCCGGGGCCGACCAAGCCGTAGACCATCCCGGAGTGTAGAGCGCACTCGCCGATCGCGAAGATGTGCGGATCGCTCGTAGTCAGTCCGTCGTCGATCTGGATGCCGCCTCGTTCACCAACGCTCACCCCGCACGCCCGGGCGAGTTCGTCGCGCGGGCGGATGCCGGCGGATACGATGACCATGTCGACGTCCAGCGGTGGTGCGTCGTCGAATTCCAGCGCGCAGACCTCTCCAGGGCCGACGATCGCTCTGGTCCGTGCTCCCGTGTGAACGTGAACGCCGAGGGCTTCGATCGAGGTCCGCAGGATCTGCGCCCCGGCCGCATCCAGCTGCCTGGGCATCAGCCGGTCCGCGAACTCGACGATGTGGGCTTCGAGCCCCATGTCGACCACGGCCTTCGCAGCTTCCAGACCGAGGAGCCCGCCCCCGATGACGGCTGCCCGCCGCGACTTGTCGGCCCACGCTCGAATCCTTTCGAGGTCTTCGATCGTGCGGTAGACGAACACGCCCGGCGTCTCGACTCCGGGAAGCGGTGGAACGAAGGGAGAGGATCCCGTGGCGAGGACGAGTGTCTCGTAGGGCACGCTGCGGCCGGCACTTGTGGTGATCGAACGAGCGTTCCGGTCGATCGACTCGACGCGTTCGTTCACGTGCAGGGTATACGCGGTATTGGCGTACCAATCCGGATCGGCGATCCCGAGATCTTCCGCGCTCTTGCCGCCGAAGAACTCGCTCAGATGCACGCGGTCGTATGCGGGGCGAGGCTCTTCGCCGACGGCGGTTACGAGGAACTGCCCGGTGGTGTCGCGTTCGGCGAGCTTCTCACAGAAGCGGTGGGCGACCATCCCGTGCCCGACGACGACTACGCGCGTCGGCGCGACATCACTGTTCGTAGTTCGGTCCATGCGCCGTGGCGATCGCAACCCACGTGCCAGCCGAAACCCGAGTGTTCTTGAGGGCCCCTCGTCGTCGGGGCCAAGGGCCGCTCGAATTCTGGACAGACGTGCCCACGACAAGAGCAGTGAGGCCGTCGTGACTCCACCACACTAGAGCTGCGTCCGTGCCGAGGCGGGTGGTTCGATGCTCGCCGGAAGGCAGAGCTCGTTCTCTACACGCGTGTCGAGTTCCAGGTCCCCGAAGAGACCGGCCGGGCGGACCGCGCCGATGCGCTTCCGATGCTTCGGCTCGTCCGCTGCGCGAACTGCGTTGTAACATGTCACGTGCAGGCCGGGATTCGCCGGGGCGGCTCCGCCGATGGTTGCCGCGAGACACAGCCGCACGGGCTTCTTCAGATCGTAGAGTCGGTCTTCGAACGTGTCTGAGATGCGCACCTGCTGCCCGTCGGGAAAGCTCGAGGGCGACGAGACCTTCACGCGATGGCAAAGTTAGGGATCGGCCAGCGCGTCCCCCGGGGGAGCGGGCACGGCACCGAGTCCGAGCGTCGCGCAGGAGAGGAGTAGGCCGGTGCCCTGCGTGTCGACCGGGAGCTCGTCGAATTTGTCGTGCAGGAGGACGCCGCTCCACGTCGGTTGCTTTGTCTGACCGGACGAGCGCTTCACATCGTAGGTCAGGCGGTGGATCTCGCTCTCGGCGATCGGCTCCCCGTCGAGTTCCGCGGGCGGGCAGACCGCGCCTAGGCGCTTCACGTCGTCCCCGTTCCCGTGCCACCGAAGGAGCCGAGCGCTTCGCCGTTTTCGCGAAGCTTGTTGAACGACTGGTTGCCCTCGACCCATTGGGTATCCATCCGGTGTGCCGAGAACCAGGACCCCTTGTTGGTCGGCTCGCCGTTGTCGACCGATAGCTCCAACTCGGCACACTGATTGGGCCGGGGCTTCCCCCGGTACGAAGGCGAGCAGCCCCCACTTCACTCCCGACCATCCAACTATTTTCGTGACTCCTAGTGCGGTGCGGCTCCACAAGGGGTGCAGAGCCGGGCTTGGGAGCATCTTCGCGCCCGCGCCCCTCGGAAGCGGCGCCCTCGTGGGAGTGGAGGACTGGGGGGGTGCAGGAAGTGCTCGTTCGGCCAGATCCAAGACTTGCGGACTGGGCTTCCCGTCACAAATGCCTTTTCACGCACTGGCAATCGGATCCAGGCGCGCGCGGAGGTT
Coding sequences within:
- a CDS encoding dimethyl sulfoxide reductase anchor subunit; amino-acid sequence: MTASAYPPSGSSLLERVLAEQRELTAVERFAQHHRDAEEPLLAAHYRELLPTERSPGAGEQFAFRVDLDACTGCKACVTACHSLNGLRPDEAWREVGLVVDVGTSAGDQQTVTTACHHCIDPGCLRGCPAQAYEKDSITGIVRHLDDQCIGCQYCVLTCPYDVPSFDASLGIVRKCDLCADRLSSGEAPACAQGCPTSAISIDIVSTTAEPGALLSGLDPYLPDSSLTRPTTRYVSARPARPIVPADAALVKPNHAHAPLAFMLVFVQLSTGILVLDAVARGTVGPAASGRLGLLAFALGAAVIGLAGSIAHLGRPTQAFRAVLGWRTSWMSREILAFGAYLAALCAAVLAEALGNGAVVARWAALLAGIVATACSIGVYAATGRAWWSAGRTIAAFGSTQLLLGGAGMLCVTVVAALSAGAPSSGRLLVGGLFAVVVGGASLVRVQRFTETPASGHDLERSRSLLRGPLRSSVHARVAVTAVGLLLVVAAVGSSLVGSDLPAAGVAGLALLTLTLGEFLDRRLFFAAEAARAMPGL
- the nirB gene encoding nitrite reductase large subunit NirB; translation: MDRTTNSDVAPTRVVVVGHGMVAHRFCEKLAERDTTGQFLVTAVGEEPRPAYDRVHLSEFFGGKSAEDLGIADPDWYANTAYTLHVNERVESIDRNARSITTSAGRSVPYETLVLATGSSPFVPPLPGVETPGVFVYRTIEDLERIRAWADKSRRAAVIGGGLLGLEAAKAVVDMGLEAHIVEFADRLMPRQLDAAGAQILRTSIEALGVHVHTGARTRAIVGPGEVCALEFDDAPPLDVDMVIVSAGIRPRDELARACGVSVGERGGIQIDDGLTTSDPHIFAIGECALHSGMVYGLVGPGYTMADVLARRITGEDASFTGADLSTKLKLLGVEVASFGDAFADQARPLEVRSVSFEDKVRGVYQKLVVEGERLVGGILVGDAEPFATLARIAKEAGPIPERPHELLFGANGTATDTASALPDDAQICSCNDVTKGDLLQAIAADDLSTVAEVKTCTRAGTGCGGCIPSVTQVLENALSQSGREVSRNVCEHFAYSREELFWVVKLGRIETFYALLDSHGTGDGCEVCRPVVASILAATWNDLIVRHSTIQDTNDRFLANIQRGGTYSVIPRVPGGEITPDKLIVLGEVAKKYDLYCKITGGQRIDLLGARVDQLPDIWAQLVEAGFESGHAYGKAMRTVKSCIGSTWCRYGVQDSTAFAIEIEERYRGLRAPHKLKSAVSGCVRECAEAQNKDFGIIATENGWNVYLCGNGGSNPRHGDLFATDVTSAEVFRILDRFLMFYIQTAKPLQRTARWLEDLDGGIEYLRTVVLEDSLGIADQLEADMQKLIDSYECEWKAVVESPELRERFQHFADDRAPGEALPFVRERGQRRPAAWPAPTPIHRNGHVPPKKAWTWQRLGQVDQFPENGGAAVRYGNEQIAIYNFSRRAEWYATQATCPHRKDTVLARGLLGDHKGEPKVACPLHKKTFSLHTGDGLSDPSYQVRTFPVEIRGEAVWVQLPPAESLGAELGCPGRAA